The genomic segment CTGGAGCTGTTCTCGTAGTCCACTTCAGGAGACGTCTTCGTTTTAGGATGCGGAAACTTTTGGAgataaaagacacacaacaaacagctCAGATCCACCAAGACGAGGTTTGGTGTTTGTCAGAGGAATAAAgacttttgtgtgttgtgtgttagttttttgtttaaatccagttCTTCTTCCTTATCGTTCGCTCGTGTTCAGACATGTAACGAGTTCAACATGTCAAAATCAGTTAAATCGCCCGtttcttcctgcttcctgttgcTCCATCTTTATTCTAAATCTGACTTCTCACATGTAAACAATTAGGCCAGAAACCAGCAAACAGGACATCCAGGCTGAATATCTGATATTCTGACATTCTGATATCAGGACGTGACAAACACCAAGAAGGAGGACGAGGATTCAGTGATGAAATTAGCGGCTCATTTGGAATCAGGAGAAACCGGACATTTGGTATCCTACAAACTGTAAACttgaagtcgatgggaaaatgtcctgAGATGTAGaggaaaagagatgaaatgTGTCCGTGTGGGTTTCAGATACCTGCAGTTGTTCGTAGTCAGAGTTGGCGCTGACGGTCCCCAGAGGGAGGAAGGGTTGCCCCCACTTCAGCTCAATCTGCTACggaaatgaaatcagattaaTCCAAGCTGAACTGACCACAGCAGCAACAGACGGCTGGACGTCATCACATATCAAAGGCGAGCAAAGTTTCTCGCTCATTGttctaaatatttatatttgtgaatgtttaaaaaatgattttgtggagctgcagctcttAAACAGTGAAGATGTCTAAATATTAGTCACGCTAATTTCCTGCTTCGGCCAAACAGCGTCAGCCAGACGAGACTCAGACTGCAGCGTGACGTGCTTATCAGATCCATTACTGTCCGGCTGTCCGGCACTTTCTCTGCTTTAAAGCGGAGGAAGAAAAACGTCCTCTTACCTTCAGCCTCCGTAAAACACttgacaggaggagagaaacaaaacacagagagggagaatcAGCCGAAACTAAAAGGAAAGTGTCTAATAAAGAATCCTCAATATCCTGATCAAATACTAACTAAAGTGAAAAGTGAGGGCTCTAACTCTCCACATGAAGGGAGACAAGGAGGGCACAGTCTGTTTCTCATCCTACCTCTGATACTTGTACAAATCGACAACAACAGTCAGGAAGAAGAGCACCAACACGGCTCCACAGATCCCGTAAAGAGCCACCAGAGTGTCACCGCAGCCTGAGACacagaattaaaacaaacacaatcagctTTCCAATTCCCTCCTTGTGTCACGCACTCCTTCCGTGATGCTCCAGGATATTTCGCAATCAAGTACTTTTTTTCATGATGTGCTGATTTTCCTAAAACTGGCCCTGTTTGCATCAGTTAGCCTTTTCATTGGCCGGAGTCCCTTTCAGTTTCCAGGCAATGTGACACGCCGGGCCCTGAAGCGTACAGCCCCTCTGCCGGGCAGCCATTTCTGACAAACTTCACATTTCCATCAGAAGTTCAgactgaaatgtttgaaaacagcaACACCTCTTATATCACGTGTTGGATTATATGTTGAGGTTGTGGggttacatttttcaaatgcGATTTCCAAACTGATAGAAATCCATCAAAGTCGGGGTCAGACTGATTTGGTCGCCtgtcattgatttaaaaaacagattttcattcatGCGAGGCATCTCACTGCTGGATTTTCAGgtatgagataaaaaaaatgagcaaacaCAACTTTGTGTTTCCGCTGAGCAGCACTAGATAAACTCTCCTCACAGGAGTGCGTGTTTGttcttaaaaacacagatggtgATGCAACCATTGTGACATCAGCTCCCATCTCTGAGCACCACCTCTCTTCTTGTTTTGATTGTAAAACATTTGGAAACAGTCATCTCACTTTATAATTGGTCATCTCTTATCAGttcatcatcagtgatgatgagCGATTCGGATTCTTCCATCAGCCGGTGAATCAGCGTTTCACTTCTTATGGGATTCAGTGACTTTCCTGTTGTACAATTCCACGTGTGAACGCAGAGAGCAGCAGGTTGATGAATACTTTACCTGGTCTGACCACCAGATTCACCAGTGACGAATTCTGGTAGCCGAGTGAGGACTGAGCCTTGCACAGATACGCCCCGCTGTCCTCCAGGCCGACCTGCAGGACCAGCGTGGCTCCTGATCCTTTCACAGTCAGCTGTGATGAGGAGAGACGATAAAGCTTTATATTCAGAGTGAACTTAAACAGGATGTGTCCCTGACGTACAGAGAGAGTGGCCAGAAGTACGAGGACAGGCTGAGGAATCATGTTTCCGGCAAATGTTTAAAACAGGCTGCAGGTTTGAACAACGTTTCTTGGCCAAAGTTCTTCAGGACACTGTCCAATTACTTCTGGCCACGTAGCATCTTTAGACTAAAAGCAGAGTGTCTCTCACCGCGCTGCCTTGCTGTCTGTACCAGGTGTAGCTGCTGACGGCGGGGTTGGCGTCACTCGTACACGTGAGTATCACAGAGCGTCCCTCAGGAACCGGACCAGACACATCCAGAGCTGCCGTGGTGTATCTGGGAGCGTCTGCGAAGGCAGGCAGCGAGAGATTCTGAGGCTTCGGTGGCACACAGTCCAGCCGCCTGCTTCAGGCCCCCCCCGAGGTCACAACGTGTTCAAACACGTCGACTGTCATTCAGCAGAGTTAAAGGGCGATGAGTGAGTGAAATGGAGACGGAGTGAGTCAGATGTGTGAgtgggtgaatgaatgaatcaataagTTGGTCTTCTTCAGAACGCTGTtagtgagttttctttttgatttttggaTGATTTCTGGGAGAAGAAAAGTTTTGTGTTACATCTTTTCTTTGGAAACATCTTCTGACATGTTGGCCTCTCTTTTTACAGGAAACTATCTGAAGCATTTGCAGGAAAAATCATCGAGTTTAAACTGACAGTGATTCATAAAACAGCTCATATGTGGGAAGCTGCTTTAAAAGAGGCCTAACTTCATCATGCTGAATTTTCCAGGATCTGGAACAGAACTGACGCTGGGAAACGACTCGGTGTCATGTGTATTTAACCCCGATCATTTTGTTCCTTGGATGAATAAAAGCTGCTCCATCAGCAGAGGTCACTGCAGACAAAACTGAGACTCACACTCGACGTGAAGAATCTGATTTGCAAACGATGTTGTGCTGCCCCCTCTCGTCCGCGGGTAGGAAGCAGAGCAGCCGACGCTTAGCTGGTGATGATGAGCTGAGGCGATGAAGGTCAGTGTGGACGTCATCATCCACTGACCGGCCACACTTTGGCTCTGGAACAAAATAACCTGCATTACTCTTTTAAATGTCACCAATACAAATAAACCTTCATCTTGAAATAAGAAGTgaagggaaaatatttttatttttatttttttactttaaagtcattttgctgtcagtttagtgaaaacacacaaacagattaatGCTACAGTTTAATTTAACCGTCTCAGtgctgctggaaaatgaaagcacacAATGAGGAGTAATCCGTTCTCAACAAATGTACCAACTATTTccttcttttattgttttaataaatatgaaattgaGCTTCTTAAATTTGTAAATTTGGAGCAggataatgaatgaatgaatgaatgaagggatGAACGAGCCGtcacctgctgtgttttcctgcccAGATCGTTGTAGCTGCCCAGGTGGGTCCAgctgagggaggggggcaggatGGGGCAAAGCACGGGGGCCGAACACTGCAGCATCACACTGGACCCCTCTGAGATTCGACCCACATCAGCCAACGTGGGCTCAGGCGGTTCTGTTGTGGATGAAGCAGAAAACCAGGAACGAATGATGGagtaaaaaaagtaaaatcaaagtCGTGCTTTTGGCCACCTGATGAGAAAAAGTTTTagtcaaaaaacaaataaagaattcaaagtcagaggagctgcagctgatcagAAGATTGTGTTGATGGTTAACACACTGCTATTttccaaataacaaaaaacaaaaaatcagaACCACGCTTGACTTCGATCTCAAATTTCACCTCGACCGGAAACGTAGAATTCACGAGCTAAATTTGCTGGTTTCTGTCTGAAGTGTCCATACAaataagtgagtgagtgatgacatcatccattcatccgtTCATACCTGGCTGAGAGTGGATGATGACGCCTTTATTGAAggtgaatttaagaggatcgtcACAGTCCAGCCTGAAGAAGTACACGTCGCTGTAGTCTGTCGGGAAACTGAAGAACACCGTGGTGCAATTCTTCTTCGTCAAGTCCCCGATTATTTGGCCCTGAAGAGAgattcaaacacaaaactttgAACTGAATAATGTTATATTTCAGATGATTCACCATCAGTGATTTAAACTGATCTCCTGAATGGCTTCATTGCTGGAAAAGGAAACTGGAAATGCTTTGCAGCCATCAGTGGGTGTCaccaaatgaaaccaaatggCTCGATGCTGCTGAGCTGCGTGTAAGTGAAGGAAGAATGAACCTGTAGGGTGGGAAAGACGGGGGGACTGTGTATGTGTCCTCTCTTCCAGTTCCCGCCGTTGGAGCACTTCAGGAGGTTTGCTTCCTGACTCTCCGGGACCTCGAAGTGACACGGGATTGTGACGCAGGAGTTAGTGATGCTGACAATCCTCTCAGGCAGCGTCACATTCCACGTTTTACCGGAGacacctgcacaaacacaataatgtcattatttttggaGCAGACCACTGCGGAATAAaatttttccttctgtttcaaTACATTTGGCTCTTTTTGATCCACTAAATGCTCACAaacatcagtgttgtgtttggttttcatctCTATTTCCATGCGTGACCTCTGCGTGTGATGATGAGCTGTAGAAATAAACTCACCTCACCTTTGGTTACTTCAAAACGAGCATCTCTTCCAAAGCAAGATGCAACCGGACATCGTTCTCTGTCTCCCCTCGTGATCCATTTCATTGTTTGCTGTTGAGTCTCTAAATCTATAAAGAGTGATCTACCAACCTGCActgtctaaaaataaatttgtctcgtgtcacttcctgtttgctgtcCTTCCTCCATGTTTGATTTCTTGACCCCACCGAATGTATTTGCTTCATTGCATCAATAATTAGCCACACATGTGTTGAGCCATTTTGGCTTTTCAAAACTGggagaaaacacatttggaggtgaaggaggagcagaggaggagttaggggtgcagtctgtcaatcacccCATAACCACGCCCTCTAATGCAACCTGCCTTACATGATGGTGGTCGTTAGAAAAGTGCTTTGAGGCGTCAGCTTCAAAATCCCTGATTTAGTTTGTAGGACCTGAATAATTAAACcaccaaaagaagaagaagaaatgttgtAGAAATGCTGGAAGACACCGACCTTTCATCACAGTGATGAGGACAGCGAGCACCGTCAGACCAACACCCATctcagctgcaggagaggaagtatcaacaaataaatctaacacacaaacagaaatcaaaacattttaatgtcctgcCTATATtccaaaaactttttttgttttgttcttattATTTCCCCAAGGACATAAAAAATCCAAAGAAATACATTTCCCATTGCTTGTTTCTTGGTGAGGACATTAAAAGGGTTAAAAGGGTTAAAAGGGTTAAAGGCAAAACAAAGATTCAAACTGTGATTCATGTGAACAAGATCATTCATACAGTCAGGATGTGGAGCCATCACCGTgccaaaggcagaaaaaaagaaacaaacggACAAAATCAAGGAGCTACTTCCACAATAAACAACCCGTTTTGGTTTAATGTCCAGCACACTCACAGTGAAATGTTCGACAGCCGTCCGACGTGTTTTACctttctgatgatgatgatgaggaggagcagctcaTCCAAAGATGATCGCTGCGTGTTTGTTGctatttttatgttgatgttCCGTAAAAGAGGAAGGAATATCTAAGTGTTGGAAGttgtgaaatttgaaaatgtttttgtgggaAGTCCATCAAAGTGAATCTGACCGAAGCCAAACAAGAACTTtccataaatgttttttaaagtcCTCCTTTTCTTAACCAGCGATCCACTTTGATGTTTTTCGTTCGTGTGATCtatttttaaactatttattctcattttgttcaatttcatatgaaaacatttttatacacaaccagtcaaaggtttggtcacattttcctgttcagttaaatggtgtgtgtgtgtgtgtgaagtcaaAGCTGAAGAGCCtgaaaccttcattctatctgaTGACCATGAGGGGGCGACTTCctgtcagacacacaatcagtggccaaaactttttttcattttactttgttcattcattcatccatctccatccatctttccaggtctggagccaatcccagctcacactgagcgaGGGGCGGGGCCACCTGGACAGGACGCTAATTTACATTGTTTTCAAACTATTtcataaaattgaaaaaaaaagttaatcatTCATTGAAGTGTGAACTCAACAgttctcctttttttaataaataagcATTGTGTTTGATCTGGAACTGAGGAAAAAGGAGGTCAGAGAGTCAGGCCAAAATCCGGTCGATGACGGTGGAGACTGTGGCGGAAAAATCCAGAGTAAGAACATCAAAGCgtttcagtctggaccagaaTCACACAAATCAGTCCATGGACACCTGAGGAAACCTCAGAGGAAACACCAAACCTGAGCTGAACGCTCGTTTCCTGTTCCCTGAGTGTGAAGACGGTATTTCTGTCGTGACCTCTGTGCTGCGCTGAAGGCCGGCCGAAGAAGGAACTGACTGAAAATGGAAAcgcagaaaaaagaaaagaggaaagtgaTGAAGCCAAGCAGCTGATGCTGCCGTAGACTGTGCTGAAGTCTTAATTAAGTCCCATTCAGTGGAAAACAGACGATGCATTTAGGATGAGTAGGGAtgttttcccatacacttcagtACAACAGGTCATTtttcagctttggcttcacttttccaATCCGAAATCTACGTACATTTTTATCTATGACTCAAATGGATCCACAGCAGAAACTCAGGGGATGTTTGTTCGTCTTCCAGTTAACTGAATTTTAACAGAGATCATCTGTAATAACACGAGCTCATCAACCCTGTTTAGACAAATCTGATTGATaacaactctgtgtgtgtgtgtgtgtgtgtgtgtgtgtgtgtgtgtgtgagagagagaaaagaggaagataaAGCCAGACACACATGAcatgaaaaaacagaatgaaagagGAAGGGTCTGTCAGTTcgtgcatttatgtgtgtgcagatgtgctgggttgtgtgtatgtggttgtGCGCTCAGTTCTTGGCTCAGCGTGCATGAACAGACTGACAAGATGCGGCTTCACTGCGGCGCTGAACTGTGAGCCTGAAGCAGCTGATCTCAGACTGAGATATCAGCTGAACGTCTGCAGGTAGGAAAGAGGCTTTCTCATTCGGgcacacagactgaaaacacGTGCATTTGGCAGCaacatgtttgcttttattCCAGCTGGAAGGAGCTGAGATGGGAGTCAGAAGTTAAACTgggcttgtctgtgtgtgaagctTTTCCAGTCTTGTGTTAACGGTTCAATTAGTGTTcaattattagttattattatcTTAATTATCTTCAATTTTTGCTGATCGCTTTCATCCAAGAATCAAGAACTGACAGCTTTTCATCAGTTCCTTCCAGGTTTCAGCAGCTTGAAAAGGTAAACAGCGAAAtccaaatgaataaaacaaacaaattgagCTCAAATTTATGTAACCGCttcaaaagctatttttaatttgatgtaTAATTATCTGCTTTGCAAAAACTTGAAAGTCAATtacatgagaaaagaaaacgtaatatttcccttttttagAGGGAagcttaaaaagccaaaacagaGCTCTGCTGTCATCATCAAAGCAGGAAATGTTCATTAGACGTCAGATTTCTACCAGCTGCCTGAAAATATTCATGTCCACctgcacaaagaaaacaaaggctcAACGTATATCTGCTTGAATATTTGCTTAGAACGAGGACGGcggtttttgtgtgtttctgcagctcgAAGAGACCTTCGAACTGCTCTGGACTTGGTCGGATCTCCACCGTGTACTGAGCTCACTGATTCAGTAGCCATTTGCTTAACTTTCACTCCGtacttctttctgtctgtgggtGGAGGTTTGAGGTTTGGTCAGATGGAGCATAGCCCAGTTTGTactgagctgctgttgttttctgtggtaTTGTGTAGAAATTCCTCTCATCACACAACTGATAACGAAAGACCTAAATTTGGTTCCACCATTCATGTGAAATTATCTTCTGATTGATCGGCATACAGAAGAAGACCTGTCAAACTGATGACTTTAAAATC from the Echeneis naucrates chromosome 11, fEcheNa1.1, whole genome shotgun sequence genome contains:
- the LOC115051400 gene encoding myelin-associated glycoprotein encodes the protein MGVGLTVLAVLITVMKGVSGKTWNVTLPERIVSITNSCVTIPCHFEVPESQEANLLKCSNGGNWKRGHIHSPPVFPTLQGQIIGDLTKKNCTTVFFSFPTDYSDVYFFRLDCDDPLKFTFNKGVIIHSQPEPPEPTLADVGRISEGSSVMLQCSAPVLCPILPPSLSWTHLGSYNDLGRKTQQSQSVAGQWMMTSTLTFIASAHHHQLSVGCSASYPRTRGGSTTSFANQILHVEYAPRYTTAALDVSGPVPEGRSVILTCTSDANPAVSSYTWYRQQGSALTVKGSGATLVLQVGLEDSGAYLCKAQSSLGYQNSSLVNLVVRPGCGDTLVALYGICGAVLVLFFLTVVVDLYKYQSVLRRLKQIELKWGQPFLPLGTVSANSDYEQLQFPHPKTKTSPEVDYENSSSPK